In one Brassica oleracea var. oleracea cultivar TO1000 chromosome C9, BOL, whole genome shotgun sequence genomic region, the following are encoded:
- the LOC106317579 gene encoding uncharacterized protein LOC106317579, with protein sequence MKGRAYVMIFFFWALLTIITPMLVSWSQALKEHNKKDSGPRRMMGYSAEMILTREIVERLEEEVELMMKPSMAPAPEDSSVLPSKNQTSKGINQQEGSVTKHKPPMSLR encoded by the exons ATGAAAGGAAGGGCCTACGTAATGATCTTCTTCTTCTGGGCTCTTCTCACTATCATCACCCCAATGCTAGTTAGCTGGTCTCAGGCTCTCAAAG AACATAATAAAAAGGACTCCGGTCCAAGGAGAATGATGGGATATTCAGCAGAAATGATTTTGACAAGAGAGATTGTTGAACGCTTAGAAGAAGAAGTAGAGTTGATGATGAAGCCGTCAATGGCGCCTGCCCCTGAAGATAGCTCTGTTTTACCATCCAAGAATCAAACTTCGAAGGGGATAAACCAACAAGAAGGATCAGTCACTAAACATAAACCTCCCATGAGTTTGCGATAA
- the LOC106315912 gene encoding zinc-finger homeodomain protein 13, translating into MDETKSKIEEQSRRRTKATPICRETGDHVHSPPTRITKSTRPPHAPPPNLESIFRLSPEPRYGECRKNQAASAGTTAYDGCGEFVSANPGEDSFDCAACGCHRSFHRKESISYGILEALKISPLQFRQIFCSPYGDGEAEEKKRIAMDRSSDEEEAGRAKRLKTRFTAEQTEKMRSYAEKVGWKVSSESRERVKEFCDGIGVTRKNLRVWMNNHKEANGREDEEEEGRVKRFKTKFTAEQTERMRSYAEKLRWKVGPEDREETEGFCNEVGVNRNNFMTWINNHKEERD; encoded by the coding sequence ATGGACGAGACCAAATCGAAGATTGAAGAACAAAGCAGACGTCGCACTAAAGCCACACCCATTTGCCGTGAAACTGGGGATCACGTCCATTCCCCTCCCACGCGCATAACCAAATCCACGCGCCCTCCTCACGCGCCACCGCCGAACCTCGAATCGATCTTCCGGCTCTCTCCCGAGCCACGCTACGGCGAATGCAGGAAGAATCAGGCAGCTAGCGCCGGCACCACCGCCTACGACGGCTGCGGAGAGTTCGTCAGCGCCAATCCCGGAGAAGATTCTTTCGATTGCGCCGCATGCGGCTGCCACCGTAGCTTCCACCGGAAGGAATCTATCTCCTACGGTATCCTCGAAGCGCTCAAGATTTCGCCGTTGCAGTTTCGCCAGATCTTCTGCTCTCCTTACGGCGACGGAGAGGCCGAAGAGAAGAAGAGGATCGCGATGGATCGATCGTCCGATGAGGAGGAGGCGGGGAGAGCGAAGAGGTTGAAGACGAGGTTCACGGCGGAGCAGACGGAGAAGATGAGGAGTTACGCTGAGAAGGTGGGGTGGAAGGTGAGCTCCGAGAGTAGAGAGAGAGTCAAAGAGTTTTGCGACGGGATCGGAGTGACGAGGAAGAATCTGAGAGTTTGGATGAACAATCACAAGGAAGCTAACGGCCGAGAGGATGAGGAGGAGGAGGGGAGAGTGAAGAGGTTCAAGACGAAGTTCACGGCGGAGCAGACGGAGAGAATGAGGAGCTACGCGGAGAAGCTGAGGTGGAAAGTGGGCCCTGAGGACAGGGAGGAGACCGAAGGGTTTTGCAATGAGGTTGGAGTTAATCGGAATAATTTTATGACCTGGATCAACAATCACAAGGAGGAAAGAGACTGA
- the LOC106313923 gene encoding uncharacterized protein LOC106313923, translating into MAALIPILRPFFTETQAPISARTSDHPRTLSRRDALSLSSASLLLFILSPTDPAFAFGISGPKEWLKDQKKKSSRFLLAPTDASRESLRSVYLSLSTRESDYTDKDLESLQNLLRSSARDCVPKERSSLVDFQSKTGVEVCTFKLVLKNAASLLDDKDPVILEAENILNDLVRSFGSLIVLTNGIDMNLPSDRKKIADAVMEAISYLDKFEKSVKDCLEI; encoded by the exons ATGGCTGCTCTTATCCCCATTCTCCGACCTTTCTTCACTGAAACCCAAGCACCAATCTCCGCTCGAACCTCCGATCATCCACGCACTCTCTCACGTCGCGACGCCCTCTCTCTCTCCTCCGCCTCTCTCCTCCTCTTCATTCTCTCTCCAACCGATCCCGCTTTTGCCTTCGGAATCT CAGGACCCAAGGAGTGGTTGAAAGATCAGAAGAAGAAGTCGTCCAGGTTCTTGTTAGCTCCCACTGATGCGTCTCGCGAAAGCCTCCGCTCTGTTTACCTTTCTCTCT CGACTAGAGAATCTGATTATACGGACAAAGATTTGGAGAGCCTTCAGAACCTGTTAAGGTCTTCTGCAAGAGATTGTGTTCCTAAAGAGAGAAGCTCTCTTGTCGATTTTCAGTCTAAAACCGGAGTGGAG GTTTGCACATTCAAGCTTGTTCTGAAGAATGCTGCTTCATTACTAGATGATAAGGACCCTGTCATACTTGAAGCAGAGAATATACTAAATGATCTTGTTAG GTCCTTTGGTTCTCTCATCGTTCTGACGAATGGGATTGATATGAACCTTCCTTCTGATAG AAAAAAGATTGCAGATGCAGTTATGGAGGCAATCTCTTATCTTGACAAGTTTGAGAAGAGTGTCAAGGACTGCCTCGAGATCTGA
- the LOC106314456 gene encoding uncharacterized protein LOC106314456: protein MAKEGRVRGIALSQEYFQFIFKNEHDLMDVLEKGVQTFNEWVIVLERWVENPPEDYLQFIPLWVQMRNIPVNYYTTVALEALGDIVGKVKVVAFDPTKPITQDYIIVLVRFNVANPLRTSTVIDLGGGKFTVIRFSYEKVQKRCYHCQRLNHEKPVCPILVRQRQEEAQLRRSRVQEELALKKQVLQEHNPLFGVLLESQLGINPLNGRPKIAEEVLQEMRRYLVANTGEDLAIKIDKVIKSVKEAEKDPEVQRTCLRLEEAPEITKDLNRGKGLVFDYSQKVDDQKKQLSIFKPKKLMADAFKSNSTPVRSSLGGADAESSGNNVVAFFTNYSTVFKPGTSRPGVSGIVRKRNNTRRRPSKSARKPRKGGATNEVMADYTAQREGKQTMGKIRERMKIRERKEGQNQRRAAFR, encoded by the coding sequence ATGGCAAAAGAAGGAAGGGTGAGAGGTATTGCTCTGTCACAGGAATACTTTCAGTTTATCTTTAAGAATGAACACGATCTGATGGACGTGTTAGAGAAGGGTGTTCAGACGTTCAATGAGTGGGTGATTGTGTTGGAGAGGTGGGTCGAGAATCCGCCAGAGGACTACCTGCAATTCATCCCTCTATGGGTTCAGATGAGGAACATACCTGTAAATTATTACACAACGGTGGCGCTAGAAGCCCTGGGAGACATTGTTGGGAAAGTTAAAGTGGTAGCTTTTGATCCAACGAAGCCGATAACTCAAGACTACATCATAGTTTTGGTGAGGTTCAATGTAGCTAACCCCTTGAGAACGTCTACGGTGATAGACCTTGGTGGGGGAAAGTTCACGGTTATTCGGTTCAGTTATGAAAAGGTTCAGAAAAGGTGTTATCATTGCCAGAGATTGAACCATGAGAAACCAGTGTGCCCCATCCTAGTGCGTCAAAGACAAGAAGAGGCGCAACTGAGGAGAAGCAGAGTCCAGGAAGAACTTGCTTTGAAGAAACAAGTTTTGCAGGAACATAATCCTCTCTTTGGGGTTTTGCTTGAGTCGCAATTAGGGATAAACCCATTAAATGGAAGACCAAAAATAGCAGAAGAGGTTTTGCAAGAGATGAGGAGATATCTGGTGGCTAATACCGGAGAAGATTTGGCGATTAAGATCGATAAAGTGATTAAATCAGTCAAAGAGGCTGAGAAGGATCCAGAGGTTCAGAGAACATGCTTACGACTGGAAGAGGCACCGGAAATAACCAAGGACCTTAACAGAGGCAAAGGATTGGTCTTTGATTACAGTCAGAAGGTAGATGATCAAAAGAAACAGCTAAGCATCTTCAAACCAAAGAAGCTAATGGCTGATGCCTTCAAATCAAACTCTACTCCAGTCCGAAGCTCGTTAGGAGGGGCAGATGCGGAGAGCAGTGGAAACAATGTAGTTGCTTTCTTTACAAACTATTCAACGGTGTTTAAGCCAGGAACCTCGAGACCTGGTGTATCCGGAATAGTAAGGAAAAGAAACAACACCCGCAGAAGACCTTCAAAATCAGCAAGGAAACCTAGAAAAGGAGGAGCCACCAACGAGGTTATGGCAGATTACACGGCTCAGAGAGAAGGAAAGCAAACTATGGGGAAAATAAGAGAAAGAATGAAGATCAGGGAGAGGAAGGAAGGTCAAAATCAAAGGCGAGCAGCCTTCAGGTGA